From one Thermatribacter velox genomic stretch:
- a CDS encoding ABC transporter substrate-binding protein, protein MIFGKTWKVALIGVSLVLMLCGMAWSQINWNAPKPWPERLLADKYILPEGWKEAVKGVEKIVFINSGSLAGDIATCMNMLRFEELTGIKVEAIPATPGEALSKGLTVLTTGDTSVHAVLANNPTFDLATLAATGKLSPVDDFWPEEVKALYNPNMANYLGWDGHYYLLPMTYIGHPIFYRKSWLEEIGAGLPSSFAELTQIGEKLREVKPEGYYPLIFTGTNPDIFETFLPLVYSQGRLMFENGRYHFDSPEAKNALSWLVEIIKKGLAPPESITWNFAGAGDFFSTGKAGFVLGLSSGTAYGFKVSPEVGTDFGAIAPPKWAPDTPDEHAGKGTVGCNSMVINSAIADNYKAALKLFGDYLRSLEAQRNELFVEGNDSGLLYLWENAEEEIKKVDWNLAKRAAEELGITAPTPVDSTADIPGFEGRREAALKAAFEIYPPGFNEIADVFVEVLAQAIQGEITVDEALQMVQEKADETLQ, encoded by the coding sequence GTGATTTTCGGAAAAACCTGGAAGGTGGCATTAATTGGTGTGTCTTTAGTGTTGATGCTCTGTGGAATGGCCTGGAGCCAGATCAACTGGAATGCTCCCAAGCCCTGGCCTGAGAGGTTGCTTGCGGATAAGTATATCCTTCCTGAAGGCTGGAAGGAAGCTGTAAAAGGCGTAGAAAAAATTGTGTTTATTAACTCTGGCTCACTGGCAGGGGATATTGCTACTTGCATGAACATGTTGCGCTTTGAAGAACTAACCGGGATAAAGGTTGAAGCAATCCCAGCCACACCTGGAGAAGCGCTGTCTAAGGGGTTAACAGTACTTACTACTGGTGACACTTCGGTGCATGCTGTGCTTGCTAACAATCCGACCTTTGATCTTGCCACTCTTGCCGCAACAGGAAAGCTGAGCCCTGTGGATGATTTCTGGCCAGAGGAAGTGAAAGCTCTTTACAACCCGAACATGGCCAATTATCTTGGCTGGGATGGCCATTACTACCTTTTGCCCATGACTTATATTGGTCACCCCATTTTCTACCGCAAGAGCTGGCTTGAAGAAATTGGGGCAGGACTACCTTCTTCTTTTGCTGAACTTACCCAGATTGGCGAAAAACTCCGTGAGGTGAAGCCTGAAGGTTACTATCCGTTGATTTTCACCGGAACCAATCCCGATATTTTTGAAACTTTCTTGCCTCTTGTATACTCTCAGGGACGCCTAATGTTTGAAAATGGAAGGTACCATTTTGACAGTCCTGAAGCCAAAAATGCTCTTTCCTGGCTGGTTGAGATTATCAAGAAGGGACTTGCTCCGCCTGAATCAATTACCTGGAATTTTGCTGGAGCTGGGGACTTCTTCTCGACCGGAAAAGCAGGATTTGTGCTGGGGTTATCTTCAGGAACTGCTTATGGGTTCAAGGTATCTCCCGAAGTTGGGACTGACTTCGGCGCCATAGCTCCTCCAAAGTGGGCTCCAGATACCCCTGATGAACATGCTGGTAAAGGCACGGTTGGTTGTAACTCCATGGTAATTAATAGTGCTATAGCTGACAATTACAAGGCTGCTTTGAAGCTCTTTGGTGATTATCTACGAAGCCTTGAGGCTCAGCGCAATGAGCTATTTGTAGAAGGTAATGATTCAGGGTTGTTGTACCTCTGGGAGAATGCCGAGGAGGAGATTAAGAAGGTAGATTGGAATTTGGCAAAACGGGCTGCGGAAGAACTCGGCATTACTGCTCCCACGCCTGTAGACAGCACAGCCGATATTCCAGGATTTGAAGGGCGTCGTGAAGCTGCTCTGAAAGCCGCCTTTGAAATTTATCCACCCGGATTTAACGAAATCGCGGATGTTTTTGTGGAAGTTCTCGCTCAAGCTATCCAGGGCGAAATTACGGTTGATGAAGCTCTCCAGATGGTACAAGAAAAAGCTGATGAGACTTTACAGTAA
- a CDS encoding carbohydrate ABC transporter permease: MRLKNSTFGILCSVPGLIVLLAFIAYPLAYNFVVSLMKYKYTMGGYVGFSNYLRVISSRDFKIGWRVAFYYSVGSSGLAFLVSLVMAESLRRIKRLRAFFRTLVILPWSVPLVLSGIVFKWMFDGQIGIVNYVLRLLGIVSDNIAFLYHPTWALATAMVGTAYVYVPFMTVLIHAGMESVPAEVYEAASIDGADELQKFRYVTLPLVEKQMLIAFFIVWMFTFRTPDLIYALTKGGPGKATFHAGLYLMRTIYSYLNFGHGAAISVLMFITVALVIGPVLYFVFVKRG; encoded by the coding sequence ATGCGGCTAAAAAACAGCACTTTTGGTATTCTGTGTTCGGTTCCGGGCTTGATAGTGCTTCTTGCTTTTATAGCTTACCCCCTGGCTTACAACTTTGTGGTTAGCCTGATGAAGTACAAATATACCATGGGAGGATATGTTGGATTTAGCAACTATCTACGGGTTATTTCCTCTCGAGACTTCAAGATTGGCTGGCGAGTTGCTTTTTACTACAGCGTGGGTTCATCAGGGTTGGCCTTTCTGGTGTCTCTGGTTATGGCAGAGTCTCTGCGTAGAATCAAACGATTGAGGGCTTTTTTCAGGACGCTGGTTATCCTTCCCTGGTCTGTGCCTTTGGTGCTTTCCGGAATCGTTTTCAAGTGGATGTTTGATGGCCAAATTGGTATTGTGAACTATGTTTTGCGCCTTTTGGGAATTGTTTCTGACAATATTGCTTTTCTGTATCACCCCACCTGGGCTCTGGCCACGGCGATGGTTGGTACGGCCTATGTGTATGTGCCTTTCATGACGGTTTTGATTCACGCTGGCATGGAGAGTGTTCCGGCTGAAGTTTATGAAGCAGCGTCGATAGACGGTGCTGACGAGCTACAGAAGTTCAGGTATGTTACACTACCTCTCGTTGAAAAGCAAATGCTGATAGCCTTTTTCATAGTGTGGATGTTTACCTTTAGGACTCCAGACCTTATTTACGCGCTTACCAAGGGAGGACCCGGCAAAGCTACCTTTCATGCTGGTCTTTATTTAATGCGGACTATTTACTCTTATCTCAATTTCGGCCACGGTGCAGCAATAAGTGTTTTGATGTTTATAACTGTGGCTCTGGTCATAGGACCCGTGCTGTATTTTGTTTTCGTGAAAAGGGGGTAA
- a CDS encoding carbohydrate ABC transporter permease: MKIRQREGLVAYTFLLPALAIVLSMVALPLVMSLYLCFTDTRIDRPGKFIGIENFRFLWQSDVFWTTVYNSILFTFASVVLKLLIGLGVALLLFQPQFKNKWIRAIVLLPWVIPSVFGILGWLWILDPLYGSLNWILTHLGLSKIPWLASPFWARFSVILVNTWRGVPFFAIGLLGGLVGIPKEIYEAAEVDGASPLKKFWAITLPLLKPPLLVITLFSIVMTISDFSIVYILTRGGPVNATQVFATLAYQYGLSGGKLGMGAAISLFMFPFLLVSAAIMLGIISKGETY, translated from the coding sequence ATGAAAATTCGACAAAGAGAAGGGTTAGTTGCTTACACCTTTTTGCTCCCTGCTTTAGCAATTGTTCTGAGCATGGTGGCTTTGCCTCTTGTGATGTCTCTCTACCTTTGTTTCACCGACACCCGTATTGATAGGCCAGGTAAGTTTATCGGCATAGAAAACTTTCGCTTTCTCTGGCAAAGCGACGTTTTCTGGACCACAGTTTACAACTCCATCCTGTTCACCTTTGCATCGGTGGTCCTTAAGTTGCTTATAGGCCTTGGTGTGGCTCTTCTCCTTTTTCAACCCCAATTTAAGAACAAATGGATAAGAGCCATCGTTCTTTTGCCCTGGGTTATACCCTCGGTTTTTGGTATCCTGGGATGGCTATGGATATTGGACCCTCTTTACGGGTCGCTTAACTGGATACTGACCCATCTGGGTCTCTCTAAGATACCATGGCTGGCTTCGCCCTTCTGGGCAAGATTTTCAGTGATCCTGGTAAACACCTGGCGAGGTGTTCCCTTTTTCGCTATAGGCCTTCTGGGAGGGCTGGTAGGCATTCCCAAAGAAATTTACGAAGCAGCGGAGGTGGACGGAGCAAGCCCCCTCAAAAAGTTTTGGGCAATAACCCTTCCCCTCCTGAAACCTCCCTTGCTCGTGATAACGCTTTTTTCGATAGTCATGACCATTTCAGACTTCAGCATCGTCTACATCCTTACCCGGGGAGGGCCTGTGAACGCCACTCAGGTCTTTGCTACCTTAGCTTACCAGTACGGTCTAAGCGGGGGGAAACTGGGGATGGGTGCGGCAATTTCTTTGTTCATGTTTCCCTTCCTACTTGTTTCAGCGGCGATTATGCTGGGAATTATAAGCAAAGGAGAAACTTATTGA
- a CDS encoding protein-L-isoaspartate(D-aspartate) O-methyltransferase has product MRKVTSIIFILVGFLFLLSPEVLAKDNFQEARLRMVQEQIEQRGITDPLVLSALRSVPRHEFVPENMKPFAYEDTPLPIGYGQTISQPYIVALMTEKAGVKPGSRVLEVGTGSGYQAAILCAMGCEVYSVEIIKALAERARETLERLGYSAKVFWGDGYFGLKEFAPFDAIIVTCSIDHIPPPLIEQLKEGGKMVIPVGPPWSIQSLLLVEKTPDGIRTQDLGAVRFVPLTRTLREK; this is encoded by the coding sequence ATGAGAAAGGTTACGAGCATCATCTTCATCCTGGTAGGTTTTCTCTTTCTGCTGAGCCCAGAAGTGCTTGCCAAAGATAATTTCCAGGAAGCGCGTCTCCGCATGGTTCAGGAACAAATCGAGCAAAGAGGCATAACTGATCCGCTCGTGCTTTCTGCTCTGCGCAGCGTTCCTCGTCACGAATTTGTACCTGAAAACATGAAACCCTTTGCTTATGAGGATACACCGCTTCCCATTGGTTACGGTCAAACCATTTCTCAACCCTATATCGTAGCCCTGATGACTGAAAAAGCTGGAGTGAAACCTGGAAGTCGAGTGCTTGAAGTGGGTACTGGTTCTGGTTATCAAGCTGCGATACTTTGTGCCATGGGTTGTGAAGTATACAGTGTGGAAATCATCAAAGCCCTGGCAGAACGAGCTCGGGAAACACTGGAGCGGCTCGGCTACTCAGCAAAGGTTTTCTGGGGAGACGGCTATTTTGGCCTTAAAGAATTTGCTCCCTTTGATGCCATAATCGTCACCTGCAGCATAGACCACATACCTCCTCCCCTCATCGAGCAACTGAAAGAGGGAGGCAAAATGGTAATCCCAGTTGGCCCTCCCTGGAGCATCCAGAGCCTGCTTTTGGTTGAAAAAACCCCTGATGGCATTCGCACTCAGGACTTGGGAGCAGTGCGTTTTGTGCCTCTCACCCGGACACTGCGGGAAAAGTAG
- a CDS encoding phosphoglycerate dehydrogenase, whose amino-acid sequence MYKVALVFPESFIRFVEGMKNRLEKEGFEVEVVLSEGPITQEKKRSLLAGSHVYVTGGVEKVVASDLEGVTQLKLIQRFGAGYENVDCEAAARWGIYVANIPGANADSVADLTIGLIIALLRNIVKADAFLRKGVWRFWLGRELAGKVLGILGLGAIGKAVALRARAHGMKVIAFDIQPNLDFAKRHDVRLVSKEELLQVSDIVTIHMPLTERTQNFISEREFELMKPGAYLVNTSRGGLVDHAALIAALQRKRIAGVALDVFYREPLPEGDRILEFDNVVLTPHIGGSTVEALERLGEVVIENCLRVKRGERPLYVVNGVI is encoded by the coding sequence ATGTATAAAGTTGCCCTGGTTTTCCCGGAGTCATTCATTCGTTTTGTGGAGGGAATGAAGAATAGGTTAGAAAAAGAGGGCTTTGAAGTTGAAGTTGTGCTTTCTGAGGGTCCAATCACTCAGGAGAAGAAAAGGTCGCTACTTGCTGGCTCTCACGTTTATGTTACCGGAGGTGTTGAAAAGGTTGTTGCTTCCGATCTTGAGGGAGTTACGCAACTGAAGCTGATTCAACGTTTTGGGGCTGGATACGAAAATGTGGATTGCGAAGCAGCCGCCAGGTGGGGGATTTATGTTGCCAACATTCCAGGAGCCAATGCCGATTCGGTGGCAGACCTCACCATAGGGCTCATCATAGCTTTGCTGAGAAATATAGTGAAGGCTGATGCCTTTTTGAGAAAAGGTGTATGGCGTTTCTGGCTCGGGCGGGAACTTGCCGGCAAGGTACTGGGCATTTTGGGATTGGGTGCCATTGGGAAAGCCGTGGCGCTCAGAGCCCGTGCTCATGGTATGAAAGTTATCGCCTTTGATATTCAACCCAACCTGGATTTTGCGAAAAGGCACGACGTAAGGCTGGTTTCCAAAGAAGAGTTGTTGCAAGTCTCAGATATAGTTACCATTCACATGCCGCTTACTGAGAGGACTCAGAACTTTATATCTGAGCGAGAGTTTGAGCTTATGAAGCCCGGAGCTTATCTTGTGAACACTTCTCGCGGTGGACTGGTGGATCACGCTGCTCTCATCGCTGCCTTGCAGAGAAAACGTATTGCTGGAGTGGCTCTGGATGTTTTTTACAGAGAGCCACTACCTGAGGGGGACAGAATTCTTGAGTTCGATAATGTGGTTTTAACTCCTCACATTGGAGGGAGCACAGTGGAAGCTCTGGAGAGGTTGGGCGAAGTGGTGATTGAAAACTGCTTGCGGGTTAAGCGAGGAGAAAGACCGCTTTATGTGGTGAATGGAGTTATTTGA
- a CDS encoding IclR family transcriptional regulator: MRNSRKNDTLKSVERALQILEAFTLDHNELSAAEIAQKTALPKGSIYRFLKILLNKGFLVRDFRSGKYRLGIKVFELGSIVWKGMSLRQVALPLMEELSRWSGETVHLGVRDGHEVVSIEGAESDQSLRIALPVGKRVCLHSTGIGKAILAFLSDEEIEEIIEKKGLPVFTPNTISTKEALWKEIKTIRERGYAVDNEENEPGIRCVAAPIRDYSGKVIASMSISGPSMRITDEKIPLFAQKVIETCKKVSRSLGYVGS; the protein is encoded by the coding sequence ATGCGTAACTCAAGAAAAAATGACACCTTAAAATCGGTGGAAAGAGCACTTCAAATACTGGAAGCTTTTACTCTGGACCATAATGAACTGAGCGCTGCAGAAATCGCTCAGAAAACCGCCCTTCCCAAAGGAAGTATCTATCGCTTTTTAAAAATACTGCTCAACAAGGGTTTCCTGGTTCGTGATTTCCGGAGCGGCAAATACCGACTGGGAATCAAGGTCTTCGAGCTGGGGAGCATTGTCTGGAAGGGTATGAGCTTGAGGCAAGTGGCTCTGCCCCTCATGGAAGAGCTCTCCCGCTGGAGCGGAGAAACAGTACACCTTGGAGTCCGGGATGGACATGAGGTAGTGTCTATAGAGGGTGCAGAAAGCGACCAATCCTTGCGAATAGCCCTCCCGGTTGGCAAAAGAGTTTGTCTCCATTCAACAGGTATTGGTAAGGCTATTCTTGCTTTCCTGAGTGATGAAGAAATTGAAGAAATAATTGAGAAGAAGGGGCTTCCAGTTTTCACACCCAATACCATAAGCACCAAAGAAGCACTGTGGAAGGAAATCAAAACCATCAGAGAAAGGGGATACGCAGTAGATAACGAAGAAAATGAACCTGGTATACGCTGTGTTGCTGCTCCAATAAGAGATTACTCAGGCAAGGTTATTGCCTCCATGAGCATTTCCGGACCCTCTATGAGAATTACCGACGAAAAAATCCCCCTTTTTGCTCAGAAAGTTATAGAAACCTGCAAAAAGGTCTCCCGTAGCCTTGGCTACGTAGGAAGCTAA
- a CDS encoding ABC transporter substrate-binding protein, with product MIKKVLLLGLLVLLVTAFTVNSVFAQSRELTILTWAHFVASSDEFLEKLAQEFGQQKGITVRVDTVSLNDVSSKLAAEATSGAGHDIVLLMNYSTALYKDHLIPLNDVLVEIEEKYGPYQPAAEEASKIGNDWYSVPCYYTPSPGVYRKDYFKEAGVQPPDTWEDLLSAAEKLYQIGHPVGLPISHCGDSNDWLFQVLAAFGAHAVDQNGKVTINSDQTKEAINYVKNLFKYMPQDVLSWDGAGNNRWILSEVGSYIINSLSVVVAARNEFPQIFENLGLVLPPRGTQGRYSTTSLYAYGVTKWSPNQELAKEFLLFLLEKANFKGWVEASGGYNMPLFKDLTPFEDLNSWKNYPDIDVVFKVGDFYHLALWPAPAGGKAQLTYDSYIIPDMFAYAVTEQMTVEEAIQWAEKQLEEIWLK from the coding sequence ATGATCAAAAAGGTTTTGCTTTTGGGTCTACTGGTTTTGCTGGTCACGGCTTTTACCGTGAATTCGGTCTTTGCTCAGTCCAGAGAATTAACGATTCTGACCTGGGCACACTTTGTAGCAAGTTCAGACGAATTCCTGGAAAAATTAGCCCAGGAATTTGGCCAACAGAAAGGAATAACCGTAAGGGTTGATACCGTTTCTTTAAACGATGTTTCCTCGAAGCTTGCAGCTGAAGCGACCTCCGGGGCTGGCCACGATATCGTTCTTTTAATGAACTATTCCACGGCTCTCTACAAAGATCATCTCATTCCCCTAAATGATGTCCTGGTCGAAATCGAGGAAAAATACGGACCTTACCAGCCAGCCGCAGAAGAAGCTTCAAAAATTGGAAATGACTGGTACTCTGTACCCTGCTATTACACGCCATCACCCGGTGTTTACCGGAAAGATTACTTTAAAGAGGCCGGGGTACAGCCACCAGATACCTGGGAAGACCTGTTAAGCGCAGCAGAAAAACTATACCAGATCGGACACCCCGTCGGCTTACCAATAAGTCACTGCGGCGACTCTAATGACTGGCTTTTCCAGGTCCTGGCTGCTTTTGGTGCTCATGCCGTAGACCAAAACGGTAAGGTAACCATTAACTCTGACCAGACAAAAGAAGCAATCAATTACGTGAAAAATCTTTTCAAATACATGCCTCAAGACGTCCTGTCCTGGGACGGCGCAGGAAACAACCGATGGATTCTTTCCGAAGTTGGTTCCTACATAATCAATTCTCTGAGTGTCGTGGTAGCTGCAAGGAATGAATTTCCACAAATCTTTGAAAATCTAGGTCTGGTGTTGCCACCCCGGGGCACTCAGGGGCGCTATTCAACCACCAGCCTGTATGCCTACGGTGTCACCAAATGGTCTCCAAACCAAGAACTAGCCAAAGAATTTCTTTTGTTCCTCTTGGAAAAAGCAAACTTCAAAGGCTGGGTGGAAGCCAGCGGAGGCTACAACATGCCTCTTTTCAAGGACCTGACCCCCTTTGAAGATCTGAATTCTTGGAAAAATTATCCTGACATTGACGTGGTATTTAAAGTTGGCGACTTCTATCATCTGGCCCTCTGGCCTGCTCCAGCTGGTGGAAAAGCCCAGCTCACCTACGATTCCTACATAATCCCGGATATGTTTGCCTATGCGGTAACTGAACAGATGACTGTAGAGGAAGCAATTCAGTGGGCGGAAAAACAACTTGAAGAAATATGGCTCAAATAA
- a CDS encoding carbohydrate ABC transporter permease → MRKQSRKKYKLNRMLALSLLVVVLIFVLYPFYCMILSSFKTTRELYNIRSNPLWVSKPTLENYLHLFTKTNYLKWYFNSALVAAVTTSISIFSSVLAAYALSRLRFRGAKPMGTGIFVVYLIPQTLLFIPLAKVVNSLGVANSLWSLILTYPTFQIPFSTWLLMGYFRNLPREIEDAAMVDGASRLRILWGVVFPMSLPAVVTVTLFCFTLSWGELIYALAFISDSLKQTLSIGTTTELIRGDMFFWGPLMAGGLLAAIPVVLTFSLLVDYYVSGLAAGGIK, encoded by the coding sequence ATGCGGAAGCAAAGCCGAAAAAAATACAAGTTAAACAGAATGCTTGCTCTCTCGTTACTCGTTGTGGTGCTGATCTTTGTGCTTTATCCCTTTTATTGCATGATTTTAAGCTCTTTTAAAACCACTCGTGAGCTGTACAACATACGTTCCAATCCACTGTGGGTCTCAAAACCCACCTTAGAAAATTATCTACACCTTTTTACCAAAACCAATTACCTCAAGTGGTACTTCAACTCGGCACTGGTGGCGGCAGTAACCACCAGCATATCCATATTTTCAAGCGTTCTGGCAGCCTATGCCCTGTCTCGCTTACGATTCAGGGGGGCAAAGCCCATGGGGACAGGCATATTTGTGGTGTACCTGATACCACAAACTCTGCTGTTCATTCCCCTTGCCAAGGTCGTGAACTCTCTCGGAGTAGCTAATTCTCTCTGGTCTTTGATACTCACCTATCCAACCTTCCAGATACCCTTCAGCACCTGGTTGCTCATGGGCTATTTCCGCAATCTACCCAGAGAAATAGAAGATGCGGCCATGGTTGATGGTGCCTCTCGGCTTCGGATTCTCTGGGGTGTCGTTTTCCCCATGTCCTTGCCAGCAGTGGTAACCGTAACCCTTTTCTGCTTCACTCTTTCCTGGGGAGAGCTAATATACGCCCTGGCTTTCATTTCCGACTCCCTGAAGCAAACCCTGAGCATAGGCACCACAACTGAGCTTATCAGGGGAGACATGTTTTTCTGGGGACCCTTAATGGCCGGAGGATTACTCGCTGCGATACCGGTGGTACTCACCTTTTCTCTGCTGGTAGATTACTACGTCTCTGGTCTGGCAGCAGGAGGTATAAAATGA
- a CDS encoding carbohydrate ABC transporter permease, whose translation MGWIREKIDAAIRWKATPYIVLIIGCSILLFPLYWTVITSFKSVGEIFTWPPTLFPKDWTLYNYVKVILNSPIPLNILNSVIYALVVTAFVLVVGVLTTYGLVMYPYRGSEKIAFTFFATRIIPPQSLWLPFLIMLTRLGLVNSRPGVISFLVVLVYPLSIWMLRGIFGAFPRELLDAAEIDGATRLQALIRVVLPVVAPGVGAVAIISFLWSWNEFMFPLLCLNSPELYPITLGIFRFVSDEGIQWGSICASGVFAILPGMIFFIIAQRYIVEGLTEGALKT comes from the coding sequence GTGGGCTGGATTAGAGAAAAGATTGATGCAGCAATAAGGTGGAAAGCGACGCCCTATATAGTTTTGATTATCGGCTGTTCCATTTTGCTTTTTCCTTTATACTGGACAGTCATAACTTCTTTTAAGTCTGTAGGTGAAATTTTCACCTGGCCGCCCACGCTTTTTCCAAAGGACTGGACTTTGTATAACTATGTGAAGGTTATCTTGAATAGCCCTATCCCTTTAAACATTCTTAATTCTGTTATATACGCTCTGGTGGTAACCGCCTTTGTGCTGGTGGTGGGTGTTTTGACCACCTATGGTCTGGTGATGTATCCTTATCGCGGTAGTGAAAAGATAGCTTTTACCTTTTTTGCTACCAGAATCATACCTCCTCAGAGCCTCTGGCTGCCTTTTTTAATTATGCTGACCAGGTTGGGTTTGGTGAATTCTCGACCTGGGGTTATATCTTTTCTGGTGGTCCTGGTTTATCCTCTTTCTATCTGGATGCTGAGAGGGATTTTTGGAGCTTTTCCCCGGGAGTTGCTCGATGCAGCAGAAATTGATGGCGCTACCAGGCTTCAGGCTTTAATTCGAGTTGTGCTACCGGTTGTAGCCCCTGGAGTAGGAGCGGTAGCAATCATTTCTTTTCTGTGGTCCTGGAACGAATTCATGTTCCCTCTTCTTTGCCTTAATTCCCCGGAACTTTATCCCATCACTCTGGGAATCTTCCGTTTTGTGTCTGACGAAGGCATTCAGTGGGGTTCTATATGTGCGAGTGGTGTTTTTGCAATACTGCCCGGGATGATATTTTTCATCATTGCCCAAAGATACATTGTTGAAGGATTGACAGAAGGAGCTTTAAAAACTTAG
- a CDS encoding Ldh family oxidoreductase, translating into MEANLRGVDTHGIVRLPLYYLKRIKKGLINTDPDYRVIKKSHSTAVVDADDGPGQVATLGAMELAMEMAKHSGIGLVTIKNSSHFGMAAYFAMKALEKDMIGIAMTHADSRVAPFGARKAYLGTNPLAIAIPAEKHFPIVLDMATSVTSMGSIILAAMEEREIPEGLAIDENGHATTDPKRVAALLPVGGPKGSGLAIIIDILCGILTESNFGNHIHRGDDFSKPEKLGHLVGAINVASFCDPAKFKHRVDQMISEIKSLPPAPGFDEILLPGEREFKTKEERLKKGIPIPQEFFEKLQRLEGCYLETD; encoded by the coding sequence GTGGAAGCAAACCTGCGTGGCGTGGACACCCACGGTATTGTCAGGTTGCCTCTCTACTACTTAAAGAGGATTAAAAAGGGGCTCATCAATACCGACCCTGATTACCGGGTCATCAAAAAGTCTCACAGTACTGCAGTGGTCGATGCAGACGATGGACCAGGACAGGTGGCCACTCTGGGAGCGATGGAACTGGCCATGGAAATGGCTAAACACAGCGGAATAGGATTAGTAACCATTAAAAACAGCAGTCACTTTGGTATGGCAGCCTACTTTGCGATGAAAGCTCTGGAAAAAGACATGATAGGCATAGCCATGACCCATGCAGATTCCCGGGTAGCTCCTTTTGGAGCCAGAAAAGCCTACCTGGGAACCAATCCTCTGGCCATTGCAATACCCGCTGAAAAACATTTTCCAATAGTACTCGATATGGCAACCAGCGTGACTTCAATGGGTAGCATAATACTTGCAGCCATGGAGGAGAGAGAAATACCAGAAGGTTTAGCTATCGATGAAAATGGTCATGCAACTACTGACCCCAAAAGAGTCGCCGCCTTGCTTCCTGTCGGTGGACCTAAAGGTTCCGGTTTAGCAATTATCATTGACATTCTGTGCGGTATCCTTACCGAGTCAAACTTTGGTAATCACATCCACCGGGGAGACGATTTCTCCAAACCTGAAAAACTGGGACATCTTGTAGGAGCAATCAACGTTGCTTCTTTCTGTGACCCAGCAAAGTTTAAACACAGAGTAGACCAAATGATATCCGAAATAAAAAGTCTTCCTCCCGCTCCAGGATTTGATGAAATTCTGCTACCCGGCGAAAGAGAATTCAAAACAAAAGAAGAGCGCCTGAAAAAGGGCATTCCAATCCCTCAAGAATTCTTTGAAAAACTACAGAGGCTCGAAGGTTGTTATCTGGAAACAGATTAG
- a CDS encoding dihydrodipicolinate synthase family protein, with the protein MQSFDELRENIKGVVVVMTTPFKDNYEVDEEGVRKLTRFLIESGIKKGTGVLVPTGSTGECPMLSDEERARIFKIVKEEAGDAVPVLGGCNHTDTRTVIKLVKYAEEAGLDGVMISPPYYWKPNEEIILTHYKAIARESKMGIMVYNNWFASQWDIPVETLAKLVDEVPNIVALKENTPYIEKFWKVVNAIGDKISVINGSGEPHEPYTALMGARGFVTGEACIIPQTCVAIYQAEIQKDYEKVKDILLKAKPLLDFFFAGEHGASYLIRIKAAMNLVGLPGGIPRLPLLPASEEIKQQAKKLLDEYPLPEPWNKK; encoded by the coding sequence ATGCAAAGTTTTGATGAATTAAGAGAAAACATCAAGGGAGTCGTAGTGGTAATGACCACACCTTTCAAAGACAACTACGAAGTGGACGAAGAAGGAGTGCGCAAGTTAACCAGATTCCTCATCGAAAGCGGCATCAAGAAGGGAACCGGAGTGCTGGTACCAACTGGAAGCACAGGCGAATGCCCCATGCTCAGCGATGAAGAGCGGGCAAGAATTTTTAAAATAGTTAAAGAAGAAGCCGGAGATGCGGTACCTGTTCTCGGGGGATGCAATCATACCGACACGCGAACGGTTATCAAACTGGTCAAATATGCCGAAGAAGCCGGGCTTGACGGCGTTATGATCAGCCCACCCTATTATTGGAAACCCAACGAAGAAATCATTCTCACCCACTACAAAGCAATAGCCCGAGAAAGCAAAATGGGTATCATGGTTTACAACAACTGGTTCGCCTCCCAGTGGGACATTCCAGTAGAAACCTTGGCAAAACTGGTCGATGAAGTACCCAACATAGTGGCCCTCAAAGAAAATACCCCTTACATCGAAAAATTCTGGAAAGTGGTTAACGCCATCGGAGACAAAATCTCAGTTATCAATGGTTCAGGAGAACCTCACGAACCATACACAGCCCTCATGGGAGCCAGGGGATTCGTTACTGGAGAAGCCTGCATTATCCCCCAAACCTGTGTGGCCATCTACCAAGCGGAAATCCAGAAAGATTATGAAAAAGTCAAAGACATACTGCTTAAGGCTAAACCTCTGCTTGACTTCTTCTTTGCTGGAGAGCATGGCGCCTCTTATCTCATAAGAATAAAGGCTGCAATGAATCTGGTGGGGTTACCCGGTGGCATTCCCAGACTGCCGCTTCTTCCTGCCAGTGAAGAAATCAAACAACAGGCTAAGAAACTTCTGGATGAATACCCCTTGCCTGAACCATGGAATAAAAAGTGA